The region ccatctatgtttttctatatccatcttcttgatctatccatgtcattagttttgactccggatattgatgtccatagtgcaattatctgagtagagctctgtcactttatatgaattttagtatgcttgagtgcaaactcgtgtacaacaattggaatttcgcatcagggtacttcctcctgtagtcaataagtatgccaaccaaggagattctttagtgccttccaaggttctgcatagatagctaaggtatggagtaaaggttttgtgggtatatctctagtaagccctcccgagactataactcggccactagggacacctaggggtttaaaggcttattgcatatgctaaatgcaatcgacgatgcctgcgacagtgagttaggattttttttgtagttttgatttgctcgggactagcaaataataagtttgggggtatttgatagaagcatttatgtgtctaatatatctcaattgtatatagtgttagtgctcgattctatacttatttggttattttatttatttgtaggtgtttttagaagaataaggtgttgcggcgaaattggctgaaaatgcggcgtttggacctccgttgataggtaccggaagcacctcagaaataccccggaggaaccccgaaaaagtgcggaaaatgtcccagaaaactcactatacggacctcgattttggataaggggaacctaattataaggggtaacccattccaggcagctgctaaagggacaccggagagGGATAGGGGgcatcttcttcacatttcaaatgaagttttggcgggaaagtgagttGTGTAACtgacagctgctgctgctgccattaaaaagcttcaagaacacgaagaacatactctccaggacagtcttattttcagcagctcaacaacagaagagaggtgtcgcagttcactgcagtttcctgttgtcgttcttttctggacgtgttttgtgagtctcagaactactattttataacttttgactcttttagtcacactttgagctttgaattaatatgtgagtgtgtgattgatatgaatagctaaaccccaatactgggatgatggaggaaaccattctttatgcatgaataatttttatttaaatcttttatgactatttgcattattatgaattgaattatgatttttcttaattatttgtgatttcatttgatggtttatgcttgggactaatccttttgataggccatgcttaagatttacacttaatatttttaaaatctattttggcaaataaagagtcgatgtttagaagctataactgtttagaataaatacatgaatcgcatgagtataagaattggtgaaatcctgagtcctagtatctcttgatcccgtgacaattgtgtatatatttttgttttaaaaatcttttcaagtccgagcaacgaattcttacttATCGCATAAAAAATACTACAacagttagtcctttacaatatacaaacctatgtaaaccccaaagtctctcgactatctttgtaaccatcaagtacatagtgaaacaacaaccccgtggatgtaggtcttagtgctgaaccacgtaaatccccgTCTTATTTACAttccagcactttatatttgcctaacgctccatgagtttttacttttatgcttcgttttctttatcttcccctgcgtaaacacCACGTGCGAtgttcttagatgaggctatgataaacccgaaggttttgagccaaggaatcaatgccattatATTATCAGCACGAGTCGGTActtagagtgcgaacattgtttgtgaacatataaaggccttcgtgatttacgtgttcacataaGCATTTTAGCATTTTCCGAATAGTGATCACTTAGTAACTGGAGCATGGACTAATATATGGATATCAAATTTTACTTTCATATCATAACTTTTGCAATTAAACTTCGTATGTTGGTAAATGAGGATTTTCTTGAACTACTAATATCACTGGAATAACTAAAAAAAGATACTAGACAGACTGTTGCAGCAGTATAGGACGTCCGACATTTGGAGTGCTTGGCGGTTTAGAGGCATTGTGGGGGCTTTTTTTTTGTGACACTATTAGTAATAGTTTGAAACGTTTTTGGTAACAGCTGTTTTGTAACTCTTATAAATTTCGTAACACTTGTTTTGTAACATTTGTATAACAATATTAATAACAGTTTAAGATCGGATGATTGAATTTGTTAGCAATCAACGgtcaagattaaaattaaaagtttatgTGACGGCTTTTTGGCCATTTTCATGCCGTATTAGCCGTCAATGCGGTCGACTTCCATTCGTAGCAAAAAagtataatctcttgctgcagcaaTAAAGATTGGGTGCAACAACAGATTTCTTGCTACATAAATTATCGCGACACTAGTAGGGGTTTATGCCATAACCTTTAGGTGCTGCAATATATTGAGTTTCTTGTAGCGCCATTCAATTGAATCAATTAATAATGAAAAGAAAACGTTGCATCCAATGCATTTTTAGGCCCCATAGTGAAAGTATAGAAGGGACTCACTTGGATCGTACCAATCAACTAAGATCTTCCGATTAACACTTAAACTTCATTACCTTCAAAAATTGTATATATTTTCACCAGATATAACGTAGCATACTTGCACTATCTCACAACCAATCCAAGAAGAACAGTAGGAAGAgaaatgagaagaaaataaaagcaattgCAATATGTACTAATTAATCCGTTCAATTAACCTTACGCTTGGTAGTTCTTTGATGAAGTTTCGTAGGCCAATACGTAGAATGAATCATTTCAACAAACAATggaaataacaaccacacaaaCAATGTCACTGGTATACAACCAAGCATTGCTATAGGAACTATAATCCATGCCAATCTCTGGCAAACCATAATATCTACTGCTGAACCAAAGGATATCATCATGGTGGCTAATGAAAAGAAGAGAGTTGAGAGACCTAGGATAAACTTTTGTGGTAGTGCtctaagaaaatcttcttctgaaTATCTTGATGTAAGGATGGCTAAAAACATAAGAATAGATGTAATGGAAGAGAAGAGAGCTAAGGCATCTGTTATTGCAAAGACAATAAATGAATTCTTATTCAGAAGGATTGGGAGGCCATTGATGTTTCTGTTAGCATCATTGTAACTACCACCAGGTACAGTAAAAGCGGCTGCGAACACTACTGTGGAGATAAGTGTTGCTACTAGCATACATGATTGTGACGTGTATCTCATCCATTTTTCTCCTTCTTTCACCAAGCCTTTGTGTTCGTCGATAAATATCTGTTGAGCAGTATATCCTTCTTTGTTTCTCACTCGCCTGTGCCTCTCAAGCAAAATAAATTCCACCGCCTGATTAAAATTATATAGGTTAGGGAAATAAAAACTTATATTTGCAGCACAAAGCAGCGAGACTGATTAATCTTAAGAAACACCAAAACTCTTTCTCATCTAATTAATGTGCTAGCTGAAGTAAGCGTAGGACGTAATTATACTCCCTCAGTCTCTCTGGACAAGAGTTACCatcattttttcattttagcgtaaaataggctaaaatgaaaaagtaattCTAACTTTTTCCTAAAAATGGATGGAGTATATtattaagatataaaaaatagAATTCTTTTACTCCAAGGTGATCAGCCTATTCTTTACCTTGAACCACTGCATTTCTCGTTGCATCTGAAGAGCAGCCCCAGAGACCAAGTTTAATTGGGTAGAGGGTGCTATATTAGCAGCGTGGTGTAAGATAGAGTTACCTCTTCCATCAATTCTGTGATTCAGTTCATCCATATCTTCCTCGCTCTTTTTGCATAGGAAATTAAATACTTTTTCATTTCTTTCTCTAACAGCAATCTGCACCATTGATTGCCCCTCCATTTCAGACCAAATTAGGTAAGGGAATTTCTCGAGACACAGTTCTACAACTTCAGTTGTTCCGTTTTTTATAGCTGTCTTCATGAGGCTAGATgttttaaaaaaatctaaaacatcTGACTTGTTCTTCGTCAGATCTATTTGTTCTAACATACTAGACACCAATTCAGAGGCTTGTTTGTTAATTAACTTCTGCTTGCGAAGTTTTTTAATAAGAGGAACTGTAAAAGAATAATCCAAGTCAAAGATAAATTTGGTTCGCTCCTTATAGATAATTGAGCTAATAAATAAGCTTTACTCAAAGTTACCTCGAGTTAAGCAAGTGACGGGGTGGACCAGGATGAGCTTTGAAATAATTTCTCGACACATTGTCAAAAAATTCATAGAGCTTCCCGTAAGGCGGTTCTCTGTGCCTGCTCTGTCAAGGTCACTGTCAGTCGTCGTGTCAGCTTGAGGAACTGTACTGCTGTCAAAGTTATCAGGAGTCGTCGTGTCCACTTGAAGAACCGTACTGCTTCCGCGTTCGTTATCAGGAGCCCCCACTTGAGGAACTGCTGTACTGCAAAGGTCATTACTACTAACGGTTAAGTCCATTTGAAGAACTGTATTGCTCCCAAGGTTAGAAGGTGCCGCTATGTCCAATTCAAGAATTGTATTTCTGCCAAGTTCATTAGGGGTTGCTGCATCCACTTGAATAACTGTGCTGCTGCTAATTCCATTAGGTGCGATGGTAGACACTTGAAAAACTAGGTTACTGCCAAGGTCATTTGGAGATGCCAAACCAACTTGAAGAACCGTACATCTGCTATTGTCATTCGAGGCCATTCCATCCAGTTGACCTGTACTATTGCCAAGGTCACTAGAAGCCGCTGTGTCGGTTCGACTTCCTGTATTTCTAGGAAGGTCTGTAGGAGCCGTAGGGTCCATTTGACAAGCTGTACTTCTGCCAGGTTCATCAGGGGCTGTCGTATCCATTTGAAGAACTGTACCGAGAAAAAGAAGATGTCAATTGAAACTCCAAACAGTAAGAAATCAAATTAGGATATAGTTACTGTACTAACAAGGGTAGATACGGTTCTGCCACCATGCTGTCTTATTTCCACTTCGAAAGGAAAATTGTCTCCGAACAAGCACTTCTAGTGCACATGCACCAGAGTCTTCGGTCTTCTCAGTGACTAAGTGAGGAAATCGTTGCAGAAGAGACAAATCGATTTCTACATGCAATTGAGTGGCAGACTATAAAACCAAATGAATCAAAAATGGGTATATTTCAACTCCCTGTGTTAATAAGAATTAGGATATTAAATAATTTATGCAAATATAATTCCGTAAATTTTCACTTGTTACGTACCGTAGAAATTAGAATCAATTAAATCACACAGGAGGGAAGCACCAAGAGGATCGGCGAAGACTTCTTTGTCAGAGGCCTGATAAAGATATTTCAAAAGCTCAGTTTGTCCATCAGAAACATACTTTGCAGCTGTGTGGAGTGGCACTCTTCCACGCTTATCACGTATTTGTGTCAAAGTGCCATTTTTGCCCACCATCAATTCAGCAACTTTGGTGTTTCCTTCCATGGCAGTGGTGTGAAGTGCTGTGAACCCATGCTTACTATCCTTTCGGTCAAGTGCTTCTGGTGGCATGAGTTGTATAAGGTTTTCCACAAACTCCCACTTTGTATGATCTGCAGCTATATGCAATGCTAATTCTTGATCGTTTGTGATTTCTACCGTCATCATCCCTGGATGATCTCTGAAAAATTGCTCAGCCCATCCCCAGTTGCCATCTTTTGCCGCGTCATATAGTTGCTGGTGTTCCGGGATAACATAGTGTCTTGAATGATTCCCTTCGTCTTTGACTGATCCAAataatgagaaaagaaaactaaaataatatatatatactgaATTTTCCCACTATTATATACTCTCTCCAATTCACTTTAGAgatgttttagggttatttttaAGTTCCACATAGTTTTGATATCATCATCTAAAATAATGGAACGGAAGGAGTATCATTTTTCTTAATCTGTCTGAAAACTCCCAAACCATCATCTATTATGGAACGGAGGGAATCATTTTCcttattctatttttttttactgCCCGGAAGCTCCCAAACCATCAATTTTCTTATTCTATTTTTGATCCTCATGCTAGGAAAAAAGTTCTGGTTTCTGCTAGCCTATGTTGTATTAGGCGCTAGGCTAGGATAGGCGTCCAACCCTCCACCCAGCGCCTAGGGTGCCTAAGCCGCGCTTAGGAAAAACTAGAAAAATACAAAATTGGCGATACTTTGGCGTCTTGGGCGCTTAATTGTCTAGGCGTCCCTTTGGGGCCTAGTGGGCCTAGAACGCCTTGGCCAGCGTCCGGGGCGCCTTTTACAGCATAGCTGCTAGCTAGCTTAACGATGAGTTGTAAGTAACAAAGAACGCGAGGAAGTGAGGTCAACTGGTTAATTGTTGGCCAAGTAATATACTCAAAGATGCGCAAAGTTGGATATTGCAACCAACTCTGATAATAAATCAGGATACAGAAAGAAAAATAACCCAAGTTTGTATGGAAAGACCATTAACAACTCATAAAAACACCACTAGAGTAGAGCTTAGTAGTGAATTAATTACCTTGCTGTCCAGAGTCTGATGCGGGGTTATTACCAACTTCAACAGTCGTTCCATCATTATGATTTATTAGTGCTGATAATTTATTATCAACACTGGTTAAAATCGTTAACATTTGTTGTTGATAATTCACTTGAGATTCCATATGTTTTGCTTGAGATTCCAGAAGTTTTAAAAGAGTTGTTTCAGAACTACTACTAGCCATTATTTCTCGAACAGTAATCTGATAAAGCTGGCTTATTTTTTTGCGTgggatcaatgataatcaaaataGTCGCTAGTAGTCGTTGGTAGGTAGAGTAATAATGAGAGAAGAATGATGAAGTGTATAAATAACAACATAAAAAGAACAAAGAGAACAAGATAGAAATATTCTAAACTCCACTAAAGATGGCTACTTGGATGGAAACTTCCGACTAACGAGAAGAATAGAATCATAGAAAAACAAAGGAAACTTCCGGTCCACTCATACACATTCTGATATTTGTTGGTAATCCACATCGAAAAGCCAAAGAAAAGATTCGATACAATGTAAGCAATCCACTATATATATATTCAGTCATGAACTGACGTTACTGACTGCTGCTTTCTCCAACTTTTTGTTCTCCCACTGTATTCAATTATTCATCAATGCTTTGCATGTGCATCATCTATTTTTCTTTTgtgctttttcttttttgttttaacTAGTTTCTCTGAAAGGTTAATGTTAAGGATTATCTTTTGATTTGATCATTGTTACAGCCTATCCATTATCATAAGAATTTATATTAAGTATCCACAAGCATAGTCACTTTTaacaaaaaaagtaaataaagctAAATTAAGGTTTTCATGTCCATAATTCATACGCACAGAACAATTAATGGCCAGGTATGATCAGAATTTAAGCTATGTCACTATACAATTTGGTATTCGGTAGACCACACAAACTATTGTGGCATATAGCTTACGTTCACCACTTCCCCAAACAATAAGAACATACAGAAGGATATCTATTTCTGATGACTTACTTTGTGTTTGACACTGCCATTTATGTGTTTCCATGTCTAATTCCATGGATCAGAATTGTCTCGTTTCTTATattaagattttcatgttcatacTTCATACGCACAGAACAATTAATGGCCAGGTATGATCAGAAGCTAAGCTATGTTACTGTACATAATTGATAAACCACACAAACTATTGTTGAATATAGGTTACGTTTACCACTTCCCCAAACGTACATGTGTGTGTGCGCGCTTGTACTGTTTCTACAGCAATAAGAACATAAAGAAGGATGTGTATTTCTAATGACTTACTTGTGCTCGACTCTGCCATTTATGTTGTAGgaatgaaatatcgcacattcattctgtatgcgaagtaaaggtcatCTAATGTAAGCGAAGACCATCACACATAGTAAAAATAGGATGACATATTTAATGATGTCAtcatagtcacgagtaaagtgtgatgatctgtgcgaagttgagcgaatgtacatgagcgattgtaacgcacagtgatcCCGAATATAgaggatctattagctgtcatccactatgtattaccctatataaagggaaagaaACTGTGTAATGGGGGATCTCTAAAgtgagtgttagacaagaaattaggagagagaaagtttatttggagagcaagtaaagtctttgtattatcttgtatTCAATCTTTAGATCTTAATGAATAAACAaatgattttcaccatgatttcttagAGTGTTACCTAGTCTTGAGTGGATGTGGtagtaggatttcctgcaactacattttggcgctagaaacagcttgGAGTGATATATCCTGTTGGTGAATTCGTTTAGAAATCAAGTTTTCAGAACTTTAGATCTAGCACTTTTCTTTAAACATTTGAGATTTTCATCATAAGAgcctttcaatctttttaaaagtAATTTTGCCTTTGTTAATACAAGAAAGTGGAAATGGTAAGAATCCCATCTACTATTGAGCAAGCGGTGGCAGCCAGAAGGAGTACAAGAATTGCCGAAAGAAGAAGAGGTGAAATTCTTGAACAACCAggggaaggagaaagagaaaatcaaagaaataatGTTCCAATTGGACTTCAGCGTGCACACGAGCAGAACAATGATATTGATTACGATAGAGTGAGTATTCATACTGCACATACGAATTCTACCGAAGAACAGACGCATAAAACTGGAGATGCAGGAAGGATTGAAGGAAATGAAGAGAATATGACAATTGAAGAACTTAGATAAAGATTGATTGCAGAACGACGAAGAGAGGATGAAGAGAGTGCGAACTTGATACGTCAGAATGATTATTTAAGAGAAGAGAATCTCATATTGCAAGAATAGAGATCAAGAAGCGCTACGCGATCAAGGTCAAGGACAAGCAGAAGTTCATCAAGACAAAGTCAATATAATCGAAGAGATGCTAGGCGAGAGCAACCATTAGGTAATATTGATGAGAACTTACAAGTAGATGATAATCCACAAGATCAACGCGACGAGAGACGCACAGAATATGACCGATACGAGCAACCGCGCGAACGTCATCGCCGACAAGAAGGTCAAAGGAACAACAGACGTCAAGATGAAGCCGAACGTCATCGCACGCACCATGAATCATATAATGACGAAGAAGATGATCCGTAACAAGGGAGAATTCTATTACATGGTATAGAAATATTGAGGGATCAATATGCagcgaagaagaggaagaaagaagtaATGCCATTCGTGAACGTGCGAGAGATGAAAGGGAAAGCAATAGGAAAAGACGAGAAGATGctgaagaaagagagatacaaGAGGCTATGcgtcagaataatcatgagaatagattaaGGCAAGCCATATTAAAAAGACCCATGCGACAAGATTTAGATCAAACTATGAGCGAAGAAATTCTCAGAGAAATGGTAGAattgagagaaatgatgactacgcgaagaaatggtggaaggagacagttagaggaagctGGAAAAACACCTTTTGCAAGGAAAATTCAAATGGCGATAATACCACCAAAATGCAATTTACCTGTATTCACTAGTATATTTGATGGTAGTACATGTGCAGTACAACACATAAAAGCTTATAGCCGATCTCTATTGCAATGGGAAGAGAATGATGTGGTGTTGTGTAAATATTTCCCTGCGAGCTTGACAGGATAAGCCTTGCAGTGGTTTGAAGGATTGCCAGTAGGAACTAGTAGATCATTTTGTCATCTACAGAACGTCTTTTTAGGACAATATATCAACAATAATCTGTCGCGACCAGGAATTGAGACGGCATTTGGACTTCATAGAAGAATTAATGAAAGTTTGCTTCATCTAACAACACGTTGGAGAACTTTGTGTACTGAAATGGCAAGACGAGTAGATTAACAAAATCTTATACTAGCCTTTATCAATGCTCTTTTTCCTACGAATTTATTATATACACGGATCTTCAGGATAAAAGACACCATAACAATGTCAGAGTTGCGTGAATTTCAAGAGGAGTATATAGCGCTTGAGGAGAAGCAAAGAGATATGGAACATTACCCAGTTGCGATGACTAATGCGAGCAATGGGAATGCAAGTTTACTCCCAAGGATGACAAATGTTGTTGCGAGCACATCTCAGGGAAGTCAAGGAAAGAAATTTACAGAGGTGGAACAAAAGCTAGTAGCCATAGGTAGTGCAGATCAAGAAGAACTCGAAAGAGAATATAAAGAAAGACAATTCCAAACTCGaggaggaaataataagattcaaagaatggACAACCCTCCAGAAGGTTATGGAGTCcaacaaccatattataataGAAGGAAAGGAACTGGAAAGGTGGTCTGGGAACAGATAAACTTGCCAAAGTTGAACACTACAGTAGAAAAAATCTGGGAAGCTGTTCTACTAATGAAAGAAATTCctgaaccacataatgtaggagATGAGCCAACATCGGGCAGAAGGAGCAAAGAATTTTGtgtatatcatcgctttcatggtcacacaacaagtaattgtagaaatgtgaggaaaatcatactgagaatgattgagcaaggaaaACTGGACCACTTCTTAGGACATCAGCCAACgaatctaccaccaccaccaggaggAAATACATATGGTGCGGAGAAAGGAAAGAATTCATATGTAATTGAAGTAGGTGCGAAGGCGAAGAACCTATACTATAATTCGATTATACATTCTTTCAAAAATATAGAAGACTTTCATGACAACATCTTAAGTCGTGTGCATgcgagagataatgatggaagagaaatcttcaatcttgcgaagatatcgccattaaAGGATTGGCAAAAACAGACCATTTCGTTCAGTGCGGAAGAAACACCAGAAGGAGGAGAACCACACGAGTGTCCATTAGTGGTGAAGTTAGGAATTAATCCGAAAGCAAaaatagatgatgatgatgaagaagatgaagcgaataCTTGGGCTATAAATAGAATACTCATAAATCTGGAAGCTCTGTTGATATTCTCTTTTATCATACATACAATACTAtgagtggaagagatgatgagttaATACCTTCAACTTATAAAATTTATGGCTTCAATGGCGATGCGAACAATCCAAAAGAAGAAGTGACAATGCGAATTTCTCTACGGTGTCTACCAACAGAAATtgtattttgtgttgttgatgttgattcACCTTATAATACTATGATTCGGAGACCTTGGCTGCATAGTATCTTGTGTGTGACTTCGACATTCCATCAATGCATACAAATTCCTTTACCTGAAGGCCTTGGCATAATAAGAGGAGATACAAATGAAGGAAGAAATTGATATTGACAAGTGCGAAGAGCGAGAATACAAACGAAGAAATTGGAAGCAGCATGCTAAGGATAGTCAAAGAGGTGAACGACtgataagcacgcaagtgcgACACTTTTATACCTGCATTTATACTAGTTAGGTCTCAATATTATGCTAATCATATCATTTTAGTGCTTTTACAGGAATTACAAGTGACATCCGACCACCGGACCGAAAAATAACCAAAGTGGATGGCCTGGTATCTtttatatatcagcaccactCAAATCACTCATGGAACTAAATGGAGTTGAAGTTTAATGAGAGTTTGTGGGCTGGAAAACCTACAACTCATATGTCGCAGGCGTACCACCTTGCCTTCTGGTTCGTTCAAGCTTATGGGCTACAACACTCAAGCCTAACCCATCTGCGGCTAGGGAGTGAAATGGTGAAACGTGGCTAAATCTACGCCAAATTTTTCTTGTAAGATTCTTATCTGTTTTCATCGGGAGAGAGCAGTTCAGTTCTTTACCAGCCTAAAGGGGATCTGGGTTCATTTACTCTTCAATTTGCCGCAACAACGAGAAAGGATCTGAAGCAGTAGtggttacaacaacaacaactgaatTGTGTATCCAAGGGTTCGAATCAGTGAAGGCTCTTGATCCAGAAATTACAACAACAATAACAGATGCAAATTAGAAGACGTGAGAATGAATGGGTGTTGTTGATTTACACATCACAGATGCGGGAATGAAGATCAATTTGGAGGATTCTCGTCATGGTCTTAAATTTGGTTTAACTGGTTAGTCTCGATTAAGAATTAATCCACGGATGCAAAGATATGGTGTTCACGGTAAAATAATTAAACCCCAACAGACTAATATAGGGTTTCGAAGGAATCTGGCATTTGAATCTGAAGGTGGTTGGAATCGAAACCAAAGGAAGAAGATCAGACGGGAATTGAACCTGATTGTTACAAACGGAGGTGGAGTTCTCGATTGTGCTTGGTCTCAATTGGTAGCAAAGACAGAGAAGTTCACAAGGTAGTAAGTTGGTGCGACAATACAGTGAAGGTTCGAGAATGGAAATCAGTGAATTGGTGATCAGGGAATAACGATTGGCTGAGATGTAGAAGAATGTGGAGATAAACCAGCGACTGCAACTGGAATTGGTTTTTTTTGCGAGTTTTGCTATTGTGACTGAATTAGTGGTCTTGGTTCGATCAAAGTAGCAGCTGTTGTGTTGCCATGGCCGTAACCAAGGAACTGAGAAGAAATGTGTGTTGATAGCTGAAACCAGGGAGACAATGGTGTGAATTGAGCCGGCTGAAATTGGTGGATGCAACTGAAGACAGTTGGAGGATCAAGCTGCAGCTTTCGCGAAGAAACAAATGATTAAAGACGCGAATGGAGACGGAATAGAGAATCAAGCTGGTAGTGTTGTTTATGTTTGGAAGAAGATAAAGTTGGGGTCTGTTGCTGTGTGATGCAAGGAAATATATATGCTGGTGTTGGCTGCATCGGTGTAGTGGGTCTGAAATGGTTGCAGCAACTGGTGCTGAGATGTTGGAGGACTGGGTTCAAGCCAAGGAGTTGGCTTGTGAATTTGAAGGTTAGTCTGGGGCCTTTGGAGTTTGCTGGAATGGTCCAAGTAGGTGTATTTCCCGCATCTACAAATAGCCAGCGAGATGGATTGGAATGGGAGGTCGTCGACAGGGAGAAAATAAGGGTTTGGTGTTATTGTGTTTTTTTTCTATGATTTTCTACCTACTGTTAGGGTGAAATGATGAACTTGTAGGCTagatcatttgtgtttatgaacaAGAGTTCCTTTAAATCAAAAGCTTAATTTTCTGTTTGAGTATCTCATATGTGATTGTTCTTATAGATCTTCTCATGCTTTATGCCAAGTATACTACATAGGTAAGCTATAGACAATCCCATTGTGACCTGATTGATATTAGATTTATGAATACTCTTCTActttgtatgccaagtatacataGTGATTATGGGTTCTACTTTTAGGTCGAGATGAAGCAATCTTTCGTCGATTATTATCAATAGTTCTTAAAGACATATCATCCATGTATTAGTTGTTGTGTGTTACCGCTTTACATGAttaatatcgaaactctcatgaTAAAACACAAGTAATCATAACTTGCAATGGATTCCCGGATCCTTAACCCTCTTCTATCTCACTCGTCACTTTAATACTTTCGTTTACATccaatttatttgtttatttcttaGTATAAGATTCAGAAAACTCTCTCTTAAATTGATATTGGTTAAGAATTTGATTGTATTAGCTAGAAAGGAATTTAGAATACTCCTCGTGGAAACGAACCACATTTGTTGTTGGCTATAattt is a window of Papaver somniferum cultivar HN1 unplaced genomic scaffold, ASM357369v1 unplaced-scaffold_77, whole genome shotgun sequence DNA encoding:
- the LOC113344493 gene encoding uncharacterized protein LOC113344493 isoform X1 → MASSSSETTLLKLLESQAKHMESQVNYQQQMLTILTSVDNKLSALINHNDGTTVEVGNNPASDSGQQVKDEGNHSRHYVIPEHQQLYDAAKDGNWGWAEQFFRDHPGMMTVEITNDQELALHIAADHTKWEFVENLIQLMPPEALDRKDSKHGFTALHTTAMEGNTKVAELMVGKNGTLTQIRDKRGRVPLHTAAKYVSDGQTELLKYLYQASDKEVFADPLGASLLCDLIDSNFYEIDLSLLQRFPHLVTEKTEDSGACALEVLVRRQFSFRSGNKTAWWQNRIYPFLQMDTTAPDEPGRSTACQMDPTAPTDLPRNTGSRTDTAASSDLGNSTGQLDGMASNDNSRCTVLQVGLASPNDLGSNLVFQVSTIAPNGISSSTVIQVDAATPNELGRNTILELDIAAPSNLGSNTVLQMDLTVSSNDLCSTAVPQVGAPDNERGSSTVLQVDTTTPDNFDSSTVPQADTTTDSDLDRAGTENRLTGSSMNFLTMCREIISKLILVHPVTCLTRVPLIKKLRKQKLINKQASELVSSMLEQIDLTKNKSDVLDFFKTSSLMKTAIKNGTTEVVELCLEKFPYLIWSEMEGQSMVQIAVRERNEKVFNFLCKKSEEDMDELNHRIDGRGNSILHHAANIAPSTQLNLVSGAALQMQREMQWFKAVEFILLERHRRVRNKEGYTAQQIFIDEHKGLVKEGEKWMRYTSQSCMLVATLISTVVFAAAFTVPGGSYNDANRNINGLPILLNKNSFIVFAITDALALFSSITSILMFLAILTSRYSEEDFLRALPQKFILGLSTLFFSLATMMISFGSAVDIMVCQRLAWIIVPIAMLGCIPVTLFVWLLFPLFVEMIHSTYWPTKLHQRTTKRKVN
- the LOC113344493 gene encoding uncharacterized protein LOC113344493 isoform X2, which gives rise to MASSSSETTLLKLLESQAKHMESQVNYQQQMLTILTSVDNKLSALINHNDGTTVEVGNNPASDSGQQVKDEGNHSRHYVIPEHQQLYDAAKDGNWGWAEQFFRDHPGMMTVEITNDQELALHIAADHTKWEFVENLIQLMPPEALDRKDSKHGFTALHTTAMEGNTKVAELMVGKNGTLTQIRDKRGRVPLHTAAKYVSDGQTELLKYLYQASDKEVFADPLGASLLCDLIDSNFYEIDLSLLQRFPHLVTEKTEDSGACALEVLVRRQFSFRSGNKTAWWQNRIYPFLQMDTTAPDEPGRSTACQMDPTAPTDLPRNTGSRTDTAASSDLGNSTGQLDGMASNDNSRCTVLQVGLASPNDLGSNLVFQVSTIAPNGISSSTVIQVDAATPNELGRNTILELDIAAPSNLGSNTVLQMDLTVSSNDLCSTAVPQVGAPDNERGSSTVLQVDTTTPDNFDSSTVPQADTTTDSDLDRAGTENRLTGSSMNFLTMCREIISKLILVHPVTCLTRVPLIKKLRKQKLINKQASELVSSMLEQIDLTKNKSDVLDFFKTSSLMKTAIKNGTTEVVELCLEKFPYLIWSEMEGQSMVQIAVRERNEKVFNFLCKKSEEDMDELNHRIDGRGNSILHHAANIAPSTQLNLVSGAALQMQREMQWFKASEKQRRIYCSTDIYRRTQRLGERRRKMDEIHVTIMYASSNTYLHSSVRSRFYCTWW